A genome region from Chryseobacterium indicum includes the following:
- a CDS encoding NADH-quinone oxidoreductase subunit A — MNLPESYIPILIQAGVAIGFVAISLLGAHFLGPKQKKGNSVKNQSWECGVPVEGNARTPFSIKYFLTAVLFVLFDIEIVFFYPYAVNFREFGMEGFLAVLTFVAIFFMAFFYVWKRGALDWDK; from the coding sequence ATATTCCAATCCTTATACAAGCAGGTGTTGCGATCGGTTTCGTAGCCATTTCTTTGCTTGGAGCGCATTTTTTAGGTCCGAAACAGAAAAAAGGAAATTCTGTAAAAAACCAGAGCTGGGAATGTGGAGTCCCGGTAGAAGGAAATGCAAGAACACCGTTTTCCATTAAATACTTTTTGACGGCGGTATTATTCGTATTATTCGATATTGAAATCGTATTTTTTTATCCGTACGCAGTAAACTTCAGAGAATTCGGAATGGAAGGATTCCTTGCCGTTCTTACATTCGTGGCAATCTTTTTCATGGCATTTTTCTATGTTTGGAAAAGAGGTGCTTTAGATTGGGATAAATAA
- a CDS encoding NADH-quinone oxidoreductase subunit B: MSDNKPVIRTDAPAPEGFEGEGFFATKLSSVIGMARKFSLWPLPFATSCCGIEFMATLNPTYDASRFGMERNSFSPRQADMLMVCGTISKKLGPVLKEVYTQMAEPKWVVAVGACASSGGIFDTYSVLQGIDKIIPVDVYVPGCPPRPEQIIEGVMQVQALAESESIRRRDMPEYQKLLDSYNISN; this comes from the coding sequence ATGTCAGATAACAAACCAGTAATAAGAACAGATGCACCTGCTCCGGAAGGATTTGAAGGAGAAGGGTTTTTCGCAACGAAACTGAGCAGTGTAATCGGGATGGCAAGAAAATTTTCTCTTTGGCCGTTACCATTTGCAACCTCTTGTTGCGGTATTGAGTTTATGGCTACGCTGAATCCAACATACGATGCTTCCAGATTTGGTATGGAAAGAAACTCTTTCTCTCCAAGACAGGCAGATATGTTGATGGTTTGCGGAACAATATCCAAAAAATTAGGACCTGTCCTGAAAGAAGTATACACTCAGATGGCAGAACCGAAATGGGTAGTTGCAGTTGGAGCCTGCGCTTCCAGCGGTGGTATTTTTGATACATATTCTGTTTTACAGGGTATTGACAAAATTATTCCGGTAGACGTTTACGTTCCGGGATGTCCTCCGAGACCGGAACAGATTATTGAAGGCGTAATGCAGGTTCAGGCTTTGGCAGAAAGCGAAAGCATCAGAAGAAGAGATATGCCTGAATATCAGAAATTACTAGATTCTTACAATATTAGCAACTAA
- a CDS encoding NADH-quinone oxidoreductase subunit C codes for MTNEFVLEAITREFPESVIASSEPYGMLTIEVKKEDLKKIIHYLKDSSLEINFLTDVCGIHYPEFPEKEIGVVYHLHNMMTNFRLRLKIFMSRENIEVDSLVELYAGANWMERETYDFYGIKFKGHPDLRPILNMEDLGYHPMLKEYRLEDGTRTDKNDSMFGR; via the coding sequence ATGACAAACGAATTTGTATTAGAAGCAATTACAAGAGAATTTCCGGAGTCTGTTATTGCAAGTTCAGAGCCTTATGGAATGCTGACGATTGAGGTAAAAAAGGAAGACCTGAAGAAAATCATTCACTATCTGAAAGATTCATCACTGGAAATCAATTTCCTTACCGATGTATGCGGAATCCATTACCCTGAGTTTCCGGAAAAGGAAATCGGCGTGGTTTATCACCTGCACAACATGATGACGAACTTCAGATTACGTCTGAAAATATTCATGTCCAGAGAAAACATCGAGGTAGATTCTTTAGTGGAACTGTATGCAGGAGCCAACTGGATGGAAAGAGAAACGTATGACTTCTACGGAATCAAATTTAAAGGACATCCGGATCTGAGACCTATTTTAAATATGGAAGATCTTGGTTACCACCCGATGCTGAAAGAATATCGTTTGGAAGACGGAACAAGAACGGATAAGAACGACAGCATGTTCGGAAGATAA
- the nuoD gene encoding NADH dehydrogenase (quinone) subunit D, giving the protein MKDNSLSNILNQYESKEQIDGQLYTLNLGPTHPATHGIFQNILTMDGERILHAEQTVGYIHRAFEKISERRNYSQITTLTDRMNYCSAPINNLGWHMTVEKLIGVEVPKRVDYMRVILMELARIGDHLICNGVTGMDSGAITGLTYMFIERERIYDMYEQICGARMTTNMGRIGGFERDFTPKFHELLKDFLKTFPPRFKEFCTLLERNRIFMDRTIGAGSISAERALSYGFTGPNLRATGVDYDVRVAQPYSSYQDFDFIIPVGTSGDTYDRFMVRQQEIWESIKIIKQAYENLPEGPFHADVPDFYLPEKADVYKKMEALIYHFKIVMGETDVPKGEVYHAVEGGNGELGFYLVSDGGRSPYRLHFRRPCFIYYQAYPEMITGSVISDAIVTMCSMNIIAGELDA; this is encoded by the coding sequence ATGAAAGATAACTCATTATCTAATATACTCAACCAATACGAAAGTAAGGAACAGATTGACGGACAGTTATACACCCTCAATTTAGGACCTACCCACCCTGCGACGCACGGTATTTTCCAGAATATCTTAACGATGGACGGAGAAAGAATCCTTCATGCAGAGCAGACTGTGGGATATATTCACAGAGCATTTGAGAAAATTTCTGAAAGAAGAAACTATTCTCAGATCACTACCCTTACCGACCGTATGAATTACTGTTCTGCGCCGATTAACAATTTAGGTTGGCACATGACGGTTGAAAAACTGATCGGCGTTGAAGTTCCTAAACGTGTAGACTATATGCGTGTTATTTTAATGGAGCTTGCAAGGATCGGAGATCACCTGATCTGTAACGGTGTAACAGGAATGGACTCCGGAGCAATTACCGGTCTTACCTACATGTTCATCGAAAGAGAACGTATCTACGATATGTATGAGCAGATCTGCGGAGCGAGAATGACGACCAATATGGGAAGAATCGGAGGTTTTGAAAGAGATTTCACTCCAAAATTCCATGAGTTATTAAAGGATTTTCTTAAAACGTTCCCGCCAAGATTCAAAGAATTCTGTACATTATTAGAAAGAAACAGAATCTTTATGGACAGAACCATCGGAGCAGGATCTATTTCTGCAGAAAGAGCATTAAGCTATGGTTTCACAGGCCCGAATTTACGTGCAACAGGTGTGGATTATGACGTGAGAGTTGCGCAGCCTTATTCTTCTTACCAGGATTTCGACTTTATCATTCCGGTGGGAACTTCCGGAGATACCTACGACCGTTTCATGGTTCGTCAGCAGGAAATCTGGGAATCTATCAAAATCATCAAACAAGCATACGAAAATCTTCCTGAAGGACCATTCCACGCGGATGTTCCTGATTTCTATCTTCCTGAAAAGGCAGATGTCTACAAGAAAATGGAAGCACTGATTTACCATTTCAAAATTGTAATGGGAGAAACAGATGTACCGAAAGGAGAAGTATATCATGCAGTAGAAGGCGGAAACGGAGAATTAGGTTTCTATCTGGTGAGTGATGGCGGAAGAAGTCCTTACCGACTGCATTTCAGAAGACCTTGTTTTATCTACTATCAGGCATATCCTGAAATGATTACAGGTTCTGTAATTTCAGATGCGATCGTTACGATGTGTAGTATGAATATTATTGCGGGAGAATTAGACGCATAA
- the nuoE gene encoding complex I 24 kDa subunit family protein gives MSETIAFKPESLAQVHKIIARYPEGRQKSALIPVLHLAQKEFGGWLDVPVMDYVAELLSIKPIEVYEVATFYTMFNMKPVGKYVLEVCRTGPCMVSGSEKILDHIRTKLNIKDGQTTEDGMFTLKPAECLGACGYAPMMQLGKFFHENLTIEKVDEILDLCREGQIALD, from the coding sequence ATGAGCGAAACAATAGCTTTTAAACCGGAAAGTTTAGCACAGGTACACAAAATCATCGCAAGATATCCTGAAGGAAGACAAAAATCTGCCCTTATTCCTGTACTTCATTTGGCACAGAAAGAATTCGGAGGCTGGTTAGACGTTCCGGTAATGGATTATGTTGCAGAATTATTGAGTATAAAACCTATCGAAGTTTATGAAGTAGCTACTTTCTACACCATGTTCAACATGAAGCCGGTAGGTAAATATGTTCTGGAAGTTTGCAGAACCGGACCTTGTATGGTTTCGGGAAGTGAAAAAATCCTAGACCATATCCGTACAAAACTGAACATTAAAGACGGACAGACCACGGAAGACGGAATGTTTACTTTAAAACCTGCTGAATGTCTGGGAGCTTGTGGATATGCTCCGATGATGCAGCTTGGAAAATTTTTCCATGAAAATTTAACGATAGAAAAAGTAGACGAGATCCTTGATCTTTGCAGAGAAGGACAAATCGCTTTAGACTAA
- the nuoF gene encoding NADH-quinone oxidoreductase subunit NuoF: MSKKLLLKNAHIEGIRYFETYRKNGGYEAAEKALKMTPDEILEEVKASGLRGRGGAGFPTGMKWSFLAKPEGVPRHLVVNADESEPGTFKDRYLMEFLPHLLIEGMLISSYCLGSNVSYIYIRGEYSWIPDILEEAIEEAKAAGFLGKNILGTGFDCEIYVQRGGGAYICGEETALLESLEGKRGNPRLKPPFPAVKGLWERPTVVNNVESIAAVVPIIEITGAEYAKIGVGRSTGTKLISACGNINKPGVYEIDMTITVEEFIYSEEYCGGIKDGKRLKACIPGGSSVPIVPANLLLKTVNGEPRYMNYESLADGGFATGTMMGSGGFIVLDEDQCIVEHTMTLARFYNHESCGQCTPCREGTGWMYKILKKIEKGEGKMEDIDLLWDIQRKIEGNTICPLGDAAAWPVAAAIRHFRDEFEWHIKNPELSQKQNYGLAHYADPIPAVEKNA, encoded by the coding sequence ATGAGTAAAAAACTTTTACTTAAAAACGCACATATTGAAGGCATCCGCTACTTTGAAACCTACCGTAAGAACGGCGGTTACGAAGCTGCTGAAAAGGCTTTAAAAATGACTCCTGACGAAATTCTTGAAGAAGTAAAAGCTTCAGGACTTCGTGGACGTGGTGGAGCAGGATTCCCGACAGGAATGAAATGGAGTTTCCTTGCAAAGCCGGAAGGCGTTCCGAGACACCTTGTTGTAAATGCCGATGAATCTGAACCGGGAACATTCAAAGACAGATATCTGATGGAGTTTCTTCCTCACTTACTGATCGAAGGAATGCTGATCTCATCATACTGTTTAGGTTCCAATGTTTCTTATATCTACATCCGTGGAGAATATTCATGGATTCCCGATATTTTGGAAGAAGCAATTGAAGAAGCGAAGGCAGCAGGATTTTTAGGTAAAAATATTTTAGGAACCGGTTTCGATTGCGAAATTTACGTTCAAAGAGGTGGTGGAGCATACATCTGTGGTGAAGAAACTGCATTGCTTGAATCTCTTGAAGGAAAAAGAGGAAATCCGAGACTGAAACCGCCTTTCCCTGCTGTAAAAGGACTTTGGGAAAGACCAACGGTTGTAAACAATGTTGAATCTATTGCGGCTGTTGTTCCGATCATTGAAATTACAGGCGCTGAATATGCTAAAATAGGAGTGGGAAGATCTACAGGTACGAAATTAATTTCAGCTTGTGGAAACATCAACAAACCAGGAGTTTATGAAATCGACATGACGATTACGGTTGAAGAATTCATTTACTCTGAAGAATATTGCGGCGGAATTAAGGACGGAAAAAGATTAAAAGCCTGTATTCCGGGAGGAAGCTCAGTTCCGATTGTTCCTGCCAATTTATTATTAAAAACCGTAAACGGAGAACCAAGATACATGAACTATGAATCTTTGGCTGACGGTGGTTTTGCTACCGGAACCATGATGGGTTCAGGAGGATTCATCGTGTTGGATGAAGATCAGTGTATCGTAGAACATACCATGACTTTAGCGAGATTTTACAATCACGAAAGTTGCGGACAATGTACGCCTTGCCGTGAAGGAACGGGATGGATGTACAAGATTTTAAAGAAAATCGAGAAAGGAGAAGGAAAAATGGAGGATATCGATTTACTTTGGGACATTCAGAGAAAAATCGAAGGAAACACAATTTGTCCGTTAGGTGATGCAGCAGCATGGCCTGTTGCAGCGGCTATTCGTCACTTCAGAGATGAATTCGAATGGCACATCAAAAACCCAGAATTGTCTCAGAAACAAAATTACGGATTGGCACATTATGCAGATCCAATTCCTGCTGTAGAGAAGAACGCTTAA
- a CDS encoding 2Fe-2S iron-sulfur cluster-binding protein yields the protein MSEEVKKFKITIDGQTTEVLPGTSILEAARQIGGKSVPPAMCYYSKLETSGGRCRTCLVEVSKGSEADPRPMPKLVASCRTNVMDGMEVKNLTSEKAQEGRKAVTEFLLVNHPLDCPICDQAGECHLQDLGYEHGNLETRTEFERNTYDADDLGPHIKLNMNRCILCARCVLAANQLTGEREHGILFRGDHAEISTYLNKALDNDFIGNVIDVCPVGALTDRTARFSSRVWFTKPMNATCKCDKCSGKAVVWMKGDEIVRVTARKDQWGEVEEFICDTCRFDRKELSDWNIEGPRHIDRHSVISLNHYEKPKDELRVLDNPMAKEISEKDEK from the coding sequence ATGAGCGAAGAGGTTAAAAAATTCAAAATAACGATAGACGGACAGACTACTGAAGTTTTGCCGGGTACTTCTATTCTGGAAGCTGCAAGACAAATCGGCGGAAAATCTGTACCTCCTGCAATGTGCTACTACAGCAAACTGGAAACCAGTGGCGGAAGATGCAGAACCTGCCTTGTGGAAGTTTCCAAAGGATCTGAAGCAGATCCGCGTCCTATGCCGAAATTGGTGGCAAGCTGCAGAACCAACGTTATGGATGGGATGGAAGTAAAAAATCTTACTTCTGAAAAAGCTCAGGAAGGAAGAAAAGCAGTTACAGAATTCCTTTTGGTAAACCACCCTTTAGACTGCCCTATCTGCGATCAGGCGGGAGAATGTCACCTTCAGGATTTAGGTTACGAGCACGGAAATCTTGAAACAAGAACAGAATTCGAAAGAAATACGTACGATGCTGATGATTTGGGTCCTCACATCAAACTGAATATGAACCGTTGTATTCTTTGTGCAAGATGTGTACTCGCTGCAAACCAGTTAACCGGAGAAAGAGAACACGGAATTTTGTTCAGAGGAGATCACGCTGAAATTTCAACTTATTTAAATAAAGCTTTGGATAATGATTTCATCGGAAACGTCATCGACGTTTGTCCGGTAGGAGCATTAACCGACAGAACAGCCCGTTTTTCAAGCAGAGTATGGTTTACAAAACCAATGAACGCTACCTGCAAATGTGATAAATGTTCCGGAAAAGCCGTAGTCTGGATGAAGGGCGATGAAATCGTGAGAGTTACCGCAAGAAAAGATCAGTGGGGAGAAGTTGAAGAATTTATCTGCGACACCTGCCGTTTCGACAGAAAAGAACTTTCTGACTGGAACATTGAAGGTCCGAGACATATCGACAGACACTCAGTAATTTCATTGAACCACTACGAAAAGCCTAAAGATGAACTGAGAGTTTTAGACAATCCGATGGCGAAGGAAATCAGTGAAAAAGACGAAAAATAA
- the nuoH gene encoding NADH-quinone oxidoreductase subunit NuoH, with protein MDLLTFKLILVFALFLLSLTIAAYSTWAERKVASIMQDRIGPNRSGPFGLLQPLADGGKFFFKEDFTPANAEKFLFVLGPALVMFISLITGAVIPWGKSLNIAGTSYDLQVANIDVGVLFIIGMASIGVYGIMIGGWASNNKYSLLGAIRASSQMISYELAMGLALLSIIMMTGSLDLKEITESQTNGKLWGFIPWVSGLNWNIFYQPIAFLVFIVAALAETNRHPFDLPECESELVTGYSTEYSSMKLGLYMFGEYVNMFISNAFMVVLFFGGYNYPGIEWVTQNWGENTAGILSIVAFLSKTIIGILIFMWIRWTLPRFRYDQLMHLGWKTLIPMALVNLLITGAVILAFGN; from the coding sequence ATGGATTTACTTACATTTAAACTTATACTTGTATTTGCGCTTTTCCTGCTTTCGTTAACGATTGCAGCCTACTCTACCTGGGCAGAAAGAAAAGTAGCTTCTATCATGCAGGACAGAATTGGTCCCAACAGATCAGGACCTTTCGGATTGCTTCAGCCTTTAGCCGACGGTGGAAAGTTTTTCTTTAAAGAAGACTTTACCCCTGCCAATGCAGAAAAATTTCTTTTCGTACTGGGACCGGCTTTGGTGATGTTTATTTCGTTAATCACAGGAGCTGTTATTCCATGGGGTAAAAGTTTAAATATTGCAGGTACGTCTTACGATCTTCAGGTGGCAAACATTGATGTTGGTGTACTATTCATCATCGGAATGGCTTCCATCGGAGTCTACGGAATCATGATCGGAGGTTGGGCTTCCAACAACAAATATTCATTATTAGGTGCGATCCGTGCTTCTTCTCAGATGATTTCTTATGAATTGGCAATGGGATTGGCTTTGCTTTCTATTATTATGATGACAGGAAGCTTAGACTTAAAAGAAATTACGGAAAGCCAGACAAACGGAAAATTATGGGGATTCATTCCTTGGGTTTCGGGTCTTAACTGGAATATTTTCTACCAACCGATTGCTTTCTTAGTATTTATTGTAGCGGCTTTGGCAGAAACCAACAGACACCCTTTCGATTTACCTGAGTGTGAATCTGAATTGGTAACAGGATATTCTACGGAGTATTCTTCCATGAAATTGGGATTGTATATGTTCGGTGAATACGTGAATATGTTTATTTCCAATGCTTTCATGGTTGTTCTGTTCTTCGGAGGTTACAACTACCCCGGAATCGAATGGGTTACACAGAACTGGGGAGAAAATACAGCCGGAATTTTAAGTATTGTTGCGTTTTTAAGTAAAACCATCATCGGAATTCTGATCTTCATGTGGATCAGATGGACACTTCCGAGATTCAGATATGATCAATTGATGCACTTAGGTTGGAAAACTCTGATTCCGATGGCATTGGTTAACTTATTAATTACAGGTGCTGTAATTTTAGCATTTGGAAATTAA
- a CDS encoding NuoI/complex I 23 kDa subunit family protein, protein MKLTNRSKVVSNKEMTLAEKIYLPAIFTGMGITFKHAVRTVLKGAPAVYSYPEVQKPRADIWRGQHVLKRDEEGRERCTACGLCAVACPAEAITMTAAERTKEEKHLYREEKYASVYEINMLRCIFCGMCEEACPKSAIYLTDRLVDVETNRGSFIYGKDKLVEKINERIDITERQSEKQKNAVK, encoded by the coding sequence ATGAAACTTACGAACAGATCAAAAGTTGTTTCTAATAAAGAAATGACCCTTGCTGAAAAAATCTACTTACCTGCGATTTTTACAGGAATGGGGATTACATTTAAGCATGCTGTAAGAACCGTATTGAAAGGGGCTCCCGCAGTATACTCATATCCGGAAGTACAGAAACCGAGAGCAGATATCTGGAGAGGTCAGCACGTTTTGAAAAGAGACGAGGAAGGCAGAGAAAGATGTACGGCTTGCGGACTTTGTGCGGTAGCATGCCCTGCAGAAGCAATTACCATGACTGCTGCAGAGAGAACCAAGGAAGAAAAGCATCTTTACAGAGAAGAAAAATATGCATCGGTATATGAAATCAATATGCTGAGATGTATTTTCTGCGGTATGTGTGAAGAAGCCTGTCCGAAATCTGCGATCTATCTTACCGACAGATTGGTGGACGTGGAAACCAACAGAGGTTCTTTCATTTACGGAAAAGATAAATTGGTGGAAAAAATAAATGAAAGGATTGACATCACAGAAAGACAATCCGAGAAACAAAAAAATGCGGTAAAATAA
- a CDS encoding NADH-quinone oxidoreductase subunit J family protein, which translates to MDQFLFFLVAFLAVASAVYFVFARNPLYAVLSLIVTMFSIAGMYILLNAQFLAIIQIIVYAGAIMVLFLYILMMLNLNKQDESKKGNTLKFAGVFAAGLLLIGVLGVFRGVQQKQIVVENVDNGVGLTKNLGRLLFNEYVLPFELASILILAGIVGAVLIGKKDL; encoded by the coding sequence ATGGATCAGTTTTTATTTTTCTTGGTGGCGTTTTTAGCAGTAGCAAGTGCAGTTTACTTCGTTTTTGCGAGAAATCCTCTGTATGCTGTTTTGTCATTAATTGTTACGATGTTTTCTATTGCGGGCATGTACATCCTTCTGAATGCACAGTTCCTTGCGATTATCCAGATTATTGTGTATGCCGGAGCGATCATGGTATTGTTCCTTTACATTCTGATGATGCTTAACCTTAATAAACAAGACGAAAGTAAGAAGGGCAATACTTTAAAATTTGCCGGAGTTTTTGCAGCAGGACTTTTGTTAATTGGAGTTTTAGGCGTTTTCAGGGGCGTTCAGCAAAAACAGATCGTTGTTGAAAATGTAGACAACGGTGTTGGTCTTACGAAAAATCTGGGAAGACTTTTGTTTAATGAATATGTTTTACCGTTTGAGCTTGCATCCATCCTTATTCTGGCAGGTATTGTAGGTGCGGTATTAATCGGTAAAAAAGATCTATAA
- the nuoK gene encoding NADH-quinone oxidoreductase subunit NuoK, producing the protein MGEVNTFIQSIPLNYFIILSSVLFCLGVLGVLLRKNAIVILGCVELMLNSVNLLLAAFSAYKGNGDGQLLVFFIMVVAAAEVAVGLAIIAMLYRNTRSVDVSIFNKLRG; encoded by the coding sequence ATGGGAGAAGTAAATACATTTATACAAAGCATCCCTCTGAATTACTTCATTATTCTTTCATCAGTATTATTCTGTTTGGGAGTTCTGGGAGTATTGCTGAGAAAAAATGCAATTGTTATTTTGGGTTGTGTAGAGCTTATGCTGAATTCTGTAAACCTTTTACTGGCTGCGTTTTCTGCATACAAAGGTAACGGCGACGGACAACTTTTAGTTTTCTTCATTATGGTGGTTGCTGCTGCGGAAGTAGCGGTAGGTCTGGCAATTATTGCTATGCTGTATAGAAATACCCGTTCTGTTGATGTAAGTATATTTAATAAATTAAGAGGATAA
- the nuoL gene encoding NADH-quinone oxidoreductase subunit L, with product MENLVYAIILLPLLGFLINGLFGKNLPKIVVGSLATVMVFASFCIAVSIFMNFDSESQPIIVKAFEWFRINGVQINFGFQIDQLSLMMVMIITGIGSLIHLYSIGYMSHDKGFYKFFTYLNLFIFSMLLLVMGSNYLILFIGWEGVGLCSYLLIGFWYTNEEYGKAARKAFIMNRIGDLALLIGIFMLASQTNAVDYLTIKENAGKFELDGTVIIFITTSLFIGATGKSAQVPLYTWLPDAMAGPTPVSALIHAATMVTAGIYLVVRSNFLFTLAPTVQGVILFIGFLTAALAGFYALRQNDIKKVLAYSTVSQLGFMFIALGLGAYTTAMFHVMTHAFFKALLFLGAGSVIHAMSNEQDMRFMGGLKKYIPITHATFLIGTLAISGFPLLSGMISKDEILVAAFAKNPVYWVILFVLAAVTATYMFRLYYLTFHGEFRGTEEQKHHLHESPSNMTLPLIVLAVLSVLGGLINLPHFIGHGHYAKLMEWLKPVLTEESFKQMEATLSGVPFGTEMILLGATVVMFFCVWFLVKNTYVNKKKQALPEQQYTGWEKLSAKKLYIDEIYNALIVKTVEGLGRGGKMFDKGILDRFVDFVGEGAEDSGKAMKRIQNGNVENYILIMSLAVGIILIVNFILQ from the coding sequence ATGGAAAATTTAGTGTATGCAATAATACTTTTACCACTTTTAGGTTTTCTTATAAACGGACTTTTCGGAAAAAATCTTCCAAAAATTGTTGTTGGTAGTTTAGCTACAGTAATGGTTTTTGCATCTTTCTGCATCGCAGTAAGTATTTTCATGAATTTTGATTCGGAAAGCCAGCCTATTATTGTAAAAGCTTTTGAATGGTTCAGAATAAACGGAGTTCAGATTAATTTCGGATTCCAGATCGATCAGTTATCATTAATGATGGTGATGATCATCACAGGAATCGGATCTTTAATTCACCTCTACTCTATCGGATATATGAGCCACGATAAAGGTTTCTATAAGTTTTTCACTTATCTGAATCTGTTTATCTTCTCTATGTTACTATTGGTAATGGGAAGCAACTACTTAATCCTGTTCATCGGATGGGAAGGTGTAGGATTGTGTTCTTATTTACTAATCGGATTCTGGTACACCAACGAAGAGTATGGTAAAGCGGCAAGAAAAGCGTTCATCATGAACAGAATTGGTGACCTTGCTTTATTGATCGGTATTTTCATGTTAGCTTCACAGACGAATGCTGTGGATTATTTAACAATCAAAGAAAATGCAGGAAAATTTGAATTGGACGGAACGGTAATCATTTTCATTACAACGAGTTTATTTATAGGTGCTACCGGTAAATCTGCTCAGGTTCCATTATATACATGGTTGCCGGATGCGATGGCGGGACCTACTCCGGTTTCAGCGTTAATTCACGCCGCAACGATGGTAACGGCGGGTATTTATTTAGTGGTAAGATCCAACTTCTTATTCACTTTGGCACCTACCGTTCAGGGAGTAATTTTATTCATCGGATTCTTAACGGCAGCTTTAGCTGGATTCTACGCACTTCGTCAGAACGATATTAAAAAAGTACTGGCATATTCTACTGTTTCTCAGCTAGGATTCATGTTCATCGCATTAGGTCTTGGAGCTTATACAACTGCGATGTTCCATGTAATGACACACGCTTTCTTCAAGGCATTATTGTTCTTGGGAGCAGGTTCTGTAATCCATGCGATGAGCAATGAACAGGATATGCGTTTTATGGGAGGTCTGAAAAAATACATACCGATCACACACGCTACATTCCTTATCGGAACATTGGCAATCTCTGGATTCCCATTGCTTTCAGGGATGATCTCTAAAGACGAAATTTTAGTAGCGGCTTTTGCTAAAAATCCGGTATACTGGGTAATTTTATTTGTTTTAGCGGCTGTTACGGCTACTTATATGTTCAGATTGTATTATCTTACTTTCCACGGAGAGTTCAGAGGTACAGAAGAACAAAAACACCACTTACACGAAAGTCCTTCGAATATGACATTACCATTGATCGTATTGGCTGTTCTTTCTGTTTTGGGTGGATTAATTAACCTTCCTCACTTCATCGGTCACGGTCATTATGCCAAATTAATGGAATGGCTGAAGCCGGTTCTTACAGAGGAAAGCTTTAAACAAATGGAAGCAACTCTTTCGGGAGTTCCGTTTGGGACTGAAATGATACTTTTAGGAGCAACAGTTGTAATGTTCTTCTGCGTTTGGTTCCTTGTTAAAAATACTTATGTGAATAAGAAAAAACAGGCGTTACCGGAACAGCAGTACACAGGATGGGAAAAACTGTCTGCTAAAAAATTATACATTGACGAAATTTACAATGCATTAATTGTAAAAACTGTTGAAGGATTAGGACGCGGAGGAAAGATGTTTGATAAAGGGATTCTTGATCGTTTTGTGGACTTCGTAGGTGAAGGAGCTGAAGACAGCGGAAAAGCCATGAAGCGTATCCAGAACGGAAATGTTGAGAATTACATCTTAATCATGTCTTTGGCTGTGGGAATTATACTGATTGTTAACTTTATATTACAATAA